The following is a genomic window from Strongyloides ratti genome assembly S_ratti_ED321, chromosome : 1.
tttttgtaaaaatgatattaatcaAAATCAACCTATAGAAGGTATATTATGTTGTAAATGCAAATATCCTATAGATGGTGAACatgaagataataaaaatattttaaaagaaaaatatagagaaatttatacaaatataaaattaatttatgataTGACACTTGTTATTGGAAAAGATAtgttatatatgtataaaattgaATCATTTTgtgatttaatattttctgtTCTTAGTCATCCAAGaccatttttatttgatgatgatgaagaaGTATATATTTGGGCAGTTCAggataaacttttttctcTTATAGAAACTGGTATGGAAGATAATGATTgtcaatatataattattaaaactttttttaataattttgaaaaaatattttacttatgTAAGATAGCTAAAGATCCTAATaatagaataattttaaatatatcatttttgataaaaatgtcAACTTATTGTGAAAATTATCTTCAAAATCATGGTGAAGTTAATGGAATTAGTAttgaagaatttaaaaaaaaatattatgttattatttgttCATCTTTAGAATATCGTCCTAATGTCAAAGAATGTGACTTTCCATTATTTTATGaatgttattatataacaagaaggcatattattattgaatGTATTCGTAAAGCTTCAAGTTCACCTAATATTCTTCATGTTATGGTTAATCAAATATTGGATACAAATTATGGTCATTTATATTCAGATCATAGAGCAAATTGTTACTCACTTGATCCTGAAAAATGTTGTCACAACAAAAAAAGGCCATATCAAAAATGTTATGGTTTATATGCAAGACATATGGTTCAATTAactaaatgtatttttattgcTGCTGGGGGAAGTTTTGATTCAgctatattttttgattttgatGGTCCACCAAATGGTCGTGGTATTagaaatgatattttatataaaattgctTTACTTTTTGCTTGTTATGTTGGTTCTTTAAAAGTTCAAGGtaattatttacataatCGAGAACATGTAAATTATGTTTTTACTGTCTTCCGTCCTTATGATAATTTTCATCCTGAAGCAAtgaatgtattaaaaattataaaatggGAAAATTGTTTTAGACCAATGGAAATGTATGCATTACTTACAACAGCAATGCAatcaaataatgataatataataaaaagtttagaagatttatatatacaaattcTTAAACATATAGATAATTTACGAGGTAATGCAGCTATTgatatgttaaattttttaaaattaagaaaaaatgatgacGTAGTATATAAGGGTCTTTGTTCTATACTtgatatgaataaaaaaattaatatttgtgattttgaaaatgaaaatttaaatggaGAATATATAAGAAATCATTTGTCTTTTGGtcatttttatagtaatgAAATTGATGGAAAAATATACTATGAAAGTggaaaacaatttttactattatttatgaAAGGTATTTATCGAAAAATAACTGGAAAAACAAATGAATATATTGAAGATCATTTAATACCACTTTGGGTTGATACTGAAACAAAAACACTACGTGATTTTCGTAATACATCATCTTCAGATTTTACCcatgaaattgaaaaattacaacattttcaaaatttacaatatatacaaaatatgtGTTTTCAAAGAACACAACCAGTTAATAATATGTTTTCTCAAAATGGATATTCTAATAATGCAATAAATAATGGGCATCAAGCAAGATATCCAAGAAACAATGGAAACAATATAAGacatgataatattataaatcatCAAATGCcacaaatttattattcaCCACTACAAAATACACCTGTTGATATACCATCAATATTTCTTgatcataatatattttgtgcATACAACTACAAGAGTGATTTTAATGAAATGTCTGAAAATCcattagtaaaaaatattccaatTAACTATGATTATTTTACACCACATTTTGAGACATTCaattctattattttaacaacaCCAACaccattaaatgaaaaagaaataactATGTTAGATGGAGcttttgatttattaataagatatctttttacaaatacagataatattttttcaaaaaattatgttatcAAAAATTGTAATGCACCACCTAATTATAGACATAATGTAATGTATATTTGTGAATTTTCTTGTCATCTTGGTCCACTTGCTATTAGTACATTTTTGGATGCTGTTACTTATACTGTTAATTATCTTGATCTTATTTGTGATATATATCGTGTTATTTTACCATTAGCTTttgttagaaaaataaatcaacCATATAAGTCAAGATTTGTACCACCAATAGTTATTAGTTGGAAAGATGAAGAAAAAACAGCATTATGGagtgaaaatttttttgttccATCTTCTTATTTTCGTAATGATAATTGGAAAAAATATGGTGATCCAATAAATCTTTATCGAAAACAACAACCTTTAGTTGTAGAAATTGAtcaagaattattaaaatatattgaaaataattataaaactcAAGGGTATCCTGAGGTGTATGGTCGATTTGCTAAATTTGTAGCACAATTACTATATGTAAgattaaattatatgttaATGGGAAATATGTCATTAGATGGTATGAATCatgaatttgaaaaattcattaaacaaacaactaaaatttttggagaactttttgttataaataactCAAATAGACCATTTACTCAACaactgttaaaaaaattctttggAAATTTCCGTCGTCAAAATGGATTTAAGAGAGATGcttataattgttttaaatcaaaattaaatcCTTATATTgcataaagaaaatttaaataaataaaattttttttttaaatttcaaacattaaaacaaacttttctgggaaaaaaaattgcacTGACTGCGaaaaataatgtttcttttgaaaaaaaaatttcaccttttataaaatatgactccaagaacaaaaaaatgccattcttaaaaataaattatacttCAGTGAAATTTTACCCAAgacaaaaaaatagtttaatcaattcattttgaaaaaggagttaaaaaaatcaaaaaacaTTCCTAGATATCAAAAATACCTATCGAATggttataattttattaaattatattttttggtTTCTGAAACAATTGTGAAAAACAAtcatttgttaatttaaaaaaataaataaatgttttttaataattttattttctatttttttatatttattaatgtaataataattaatgtagattgtaattatttaaaaataaataaaaatacaaataaaaattattacatttactaaaataaaatttatatgtatttatctataaataaaatcaaatattaaaaaaaacagttatcgttatatttttaatatttaattaatattaatatcttaattgataaaaatatttattaacatttaaatgttaatataatatattttcaaatttcataaaagattttttatataaaatgacaTGTTGATAATGTTaccattatatttttttaaatatttatgtaagcataaaatgaaataactCAGGAACCTCTTTTATCCgacattatttatattctaGAAATACAATGtgattgttaaataaaatagataacattttattttacgtAAATAAtaagtgataaaaaaaagtatgaattttata
Proteins encoded in this region:
- a CDS encoding Zinc finger, SWIM-type domain-containing protein, whose translation is MDEQSFDDQNGKFALTFSSIYKTPLLREYVQNLKSKKARRLSDISADVLGKRFTFDDLNELYRYHLRTSTSEMKEIWGEPKEGMLPDDFVKVIMPYTFPKDIGEIYHWTVLNNGSPTNFYEGLSLFEGNAVTSVIQVGFTLTAHVIDRFSQNIYCDSIVPIDKEIFKNVARVFISFERQFISRADCTCTEGPKKGRWCSHIVAATIMRIVKPYSVKIDIPIIYQLQNKNLDEAKNICMHIIPNLTPEKMHDLFNILENIDCSKPNNILSQGFIDVTTGMGHGTILTKLRFIFQTITPIILSYDDIHLNLNVVDYESLAMPLHAASLTEQTVRFLKLTSNNKSLINLSSSLMKVQEMVYKFENCGLYASLVFLIRILDNDRIEKYIASSRDKSLNVYRSIFGSECRPRIDMVAQIINMCPETVEKEAKIKIIYYIINECGSYLRHYIHSKDITKNDLLLLRHLCFVILARHSNILYRNNSILEGNTDSFTNIYKSSFDRQILQTIKECNIVMYDKYQHIDNETYFRGIRNLPNYENELKNNLLLQVINEFIDKSGPIYRLIFEPAFAETIYLNSTFPNVEQLIEMKNRIYNRFDIKLICQKNNLFINSSTTYDYVNFIKDNLQDWVEMKKNIDKIYFCKNDINQNQPIEGILCCKCKYPIDGEHEDNKNILKEKYREIYTNIKLIYDMTLVIGKDMLYMYKIESFCDLIFSVLSHPRPFLFDDDEEVYIWAVQDKLFSLIETGMEDNDCQYIIIKTFFNNFEKIFYLCKIAKDPNNRIILNISFLIKMSTYCENYLQNHGEVNGISIEEFKKKYYVIICSSLEYRPNVKECDFPLFYECYYITRRHIIIECIRKASSSPNILHVMVNQILDTNYGHLYSDHRANCYSLDPEKCCHNKKRPYQKCYGLYARHMVQLTKCIFIAAGGSFDSAIFFDFDGPPNGRGIRNDILYKIALLFACYVGSLKVQGNYLHNREHVNYVFTVFRPYDNFHPEAMNVLKIIKWENCFRPMEMYALLTTAMQSNNDNIIKSLEDLYIQILKHIDNLRGNAAIDMLNFLKLRKNDDVVYKGLCSILDMNKKINICDFENENLNGEYIRNHLSFGHFYSNEIDGKIYYESGKQFLLLFMKGIYRKITGKTNEYIEDHLIPLWVDTETKTLRDFRNTSSSDFTHEIEKLQHFQNLQYIQNMCFQRTQPVNNMFSQNGYSNNAINNGHQARYPRNNGNNIRHDNIINHQMPQIYYSPLQNTPVDIPSIFLDHNIFCAYNYKSDFNEMSENPLVKNIPINYDYFTPHFETFNSIILTTPTPLNEKEITMLDGAFDLLIRYLFTNTDNIFSKNYVIKNCNAPPNYRHNVMYICEFSCHLGPLAISTFLDAVTYTVNYLDLICDIYRVILPLAFVRKINQPYKSRFVPPIVISWKDEEKTALWSENFFVPSSYFRNDNWKKYGDPINLYRKQQPLVVEIDQELLKYIENNYKTQGYPEVYGRFAKFVAQLLYVRLNYMLMGNMSLDGMNHEFEKFIKQTTKIFGELFVINNSNRPFTQQLLKKFFGNFRRQNGFKRDAYNCFKSKLNPYIA